GCCGAGCGAATCCCCTCGGGGGACTATCTGGCGCACATCAAGGTTCGATAGGGTTCGAGGGGGTTCGAGGGGGTTCGAGGGGGTTCGAGAAGGTTCGAGAAGGTTCGAGAAGGTTCGAAACGGTTCGAGAAGGTTCGAGAAGGTTCCGGGGGGTCACCTCGCTTCGTCGCGGCTGAGGATTCTTACCACATTTCGCCTCGCGCGTTTCGATCGCAGGTAGCGCTGCAGGCGGCCCACGGCAATTCCGGCTCTGACCTGAAGGTCTTGAGCCCGTGCGGCCTGTTCGGCCGTCCAGAAGCGCCGCGCCAGTCCGTCCTCGATCAGGTCCCCGACTTCGCAGTTCGAGGATGCGGAATATCGCGCGTATTGCGCGAACTCGCGCGGATTGAACCTGGCAAAGCCTTCCGCGAGATTGCGGCACGTCGAACTGGCCGCATCTTCCGCCTGGGAGCGGAAACGCAGATCCGCTGCCGCGAGTCCGCCGGAGATCAGCGAGTAGATCTCGCGGCGCAGAGCGTCAGCGAGCTGCCACGCAATCAGCTCCTTGTGCGATTTCGCGCCCACGCGTGAAGGCAAAGCACCGAGCGTGCCGAGGCCGTTTACCGGCCTTTTCTTGAAGCTGGCGTGCTCCAGAGTGCCGTGGCTGCGTACTCGGAAAGCCGTTGGCGAGGCGATTTTTGCACCGAACCCCCTCGAACCTTGCGCTATATTCCCCCCATGCTTCGCACCTTTCTCGTCTCGTTCACGTTGTGGGCCGTCGTCTCGCCCGTCGCGCACGCCCAGGCCACCGATCTCGATCCCAGGATTCAGAAACTGATTGCCGCCGTGTCCGAGCAGCGGCTCGAGCGGCTTCTGACGAAGCTTTCCAGCTTCGAAACGCGCAACACCATGGCAACCGCCGACGCGCCCACGCGGCCGTTGGTCGCGGCCCGCCAGTGGATGTTCGATGAGTTGAAGAACGCGAGCCCGCGGTTGCAGGTGACCTTCGACACGTACCAACTGCCCAGGCAGGGGCAGCGGATTCTTCGCGACGTCGAGCTGAGCAACGTGATGGCGGTCCTGCCCGGCAAGTCGGCGCGACGCATCTACATCAGCGGCCACTATGATTCCCTCGCGCGCAGCCCGAGGGCGGCGCAGGAGCAGTCCTTCGACTGGCTGAATGCCGACAACCGCGCCCCCGGCGCCAATGACGACGGCAGCGGCACGGTGCTGACGATGGAGCTGGCGCGCGTGTTTGCCGGGAGCGGTATCGAGTTCGACGCGACGCTGGTGTTCATCGCGTTTGCCGGCGAAGAGCAGGGGCTCGTCGGGGCAAAGGCGCACGCGCAGAAGGCCGCGGCGGAGAAGGCCGCGATCGAGGCCGTGCTGAACAACGACATGGTAGGGAACAGCCGCGGCGGCGCGAACGGCGCCATCGACAGCGAGTCGATGCGGGTATTCGCGGAAGGCCCCGAGGATTCCCCTTCGCGGCAAATCGCGCGCTTCATCCAGCGCTGGGCGACGCGCTACTACCCCTCGCACCAGGTCCGGCCGATTGCCCGTCACGATCGGTTCGGCCGCGGCGGCGATCACACCGCGTTCAACCAGAACGGATATGCCGGCGTGCGCCTGACCGAATCGAACGAGAACTACGCGCGGCAGCACAGCGTGGACGACACGGTCGACGGCGTGGACTTCACCTACCTCGCGCGCAACGCGCGCGTGAACGTGGCGGCGGCTGCCGTGCTGGCCCTCGCGCCGCCGGCGCCGCAGGTGAACGGGCCTCGCGGTCCTCTGCTCGGGCGGCAGCCGAGCGGCTACGACGCGCGCCTTCGCTGGGACGCCTCGCCCGGCGCCGCCGGGTATCGCATCTTCTGGCGCCGCGCCTGGGCGCCGGACTGGGAGCACGAGCTTGCCGTCGGCAACGTGACGGAGCACGTGCTCCAGGACGTGTCGATTGACGATTACGTGTTCGGCGTCGCCGCCATCGGGCCGGGGGGGCACGAGAGCCTGGTCTCGGCGTACGTGAACCCGCCACGGGCGGACGAGAGGGTCATCACCAGAGAATAGGCACGGGGCACGAGGCACGAGGGACAAGGCGCACTGCCCACTGGCCACCGGCCACTGTCGTTTGCTACTATCCCGCAATCCTCATGGCCGTTGAAGACGACGACAAGCGGGAACGCGAGCGGGTTCCCATCCTCGGCGAGCTGCGGGGCGAGGTCATGGTGTTTCAACCCATGAACATCCTCGACATCAGCGCCGGAGGGGCGCAGATCGAGACGGCCTTCCCGCTCCAGCTCGACTCGCTCCACGATTTCCGCCTGACCCTCGGCGACCGCTCGATCGTGGTCAAAGGGCGGGTGGCGCACTGCCACATCGGGGACCTCGACGAGGAGCGCATCGGCTACCGGACCGGCGTCGAATTCATCGACCCCCCCGAGCACGTCCGCAGCGCGATCAAGGACTTCGTCAGCACGCTCAAGGCGGCGAGGCGGGTGGACTGACCCTGAACCCTGAACCCTGATATCTTCGGTGTATGCCGACCGCGCTTACCGCAACCACCTACTACAACTACATCGACGGTCAGTGGACCCCGTCCAGCTCCGGTCAGCTCTTCGAGAACCGCAACCCGGCCAACACCGGCGACCTGATCGGCGTCTTCCAGAAGTCGACGCGCACGGACGTGGAGGCGGCGGTCGAGGCCGCGCGGCGGGCCTACGACCGCTGGCGGCTCGTGCCGGCGCCGCGCCGCGCCGAGATCGTCTACAAGGCGGCGCAGATCCTCGTCGCGCGCAAGGAACAGTTCGCGCGCGACATGACCCGCGAGATGGGGAAGGTGCTCGCCGAGACGCGCGGCGACGTGCAGGAAGCGATCGACATGTCCTTCCTGTACGCCGGCGAGGGGCGGCGCATGTTCGGCCAGACGACGCCGTCCGAGCTTCCGAACAAGTTCGCGATGTCGGTCCGCCAGCCGATCGGCGTCTGCGGCGTCATCACGCCGTGGAACTTCCCGATGGCGATCCCGTCGTGGAAGATCATTCCCGCGATCATCTGCGGCAACACCGTCGTCTTCAAGCCCGCCACGCTGACTCCGCTCTCGGCGGTGAACTTCGTGAAGGTCCTGGAGGAGGCCGGCCTCCCGAAGGGGGTCGTGAACATCGTCACCGGTGGCGGGGAGGAAGTCGGCGACTCGATTCTGGACAACCCGCACGTGCGCGTCGTGTCGTTCACCGGGTCCACCCTCGTGGGGCGGCACGTCAACGAGGCGTGCGCGCCGGCGTTCAAGAAGGTCCACCTCGAGATGGGCGGCAAGAACGTCATCATGGTGATGGACGACGCCAACATCGAGCTGGCGGTTGACGGCGCCCTTTGGGGTGGCTTCGGGACGACGGGGCAGCGCTGCACGGCGGCCAGCCGCGTGGTCGTGCACGAGAAGGCGTATACGCCGTTCCTCGACGCCTTTGTGACGCGCGCCAGGTCGCTCGTCGTGGGCGACGGCCTGGACGAGAAGAACCAGATGGGGCCGGCGGTCAGCGAGAGCCAGTTGAAGACCGACATGGACTACGTCGCGATCGGCAAGGGCGAGGGGGCGAAGCTGGTGTGCGGCGGCCACCGGCTCGACAAGGGGGCGCACGCGAGGGGGTACTTCCACGAGCCGACGATCTTCGCCGACGTGGATTCGAAGATGCGCATCGCGCGCGAGGAGATTTTCGGGCCGGTCGTGTCGGTGATTCCCTGCACGTCGCTCGACCAGGCGATTGAGATCGGCAACGGCGTGGAGTATGGCCTGTCGGCGTCGATCTACACGCAGGACATCAACCGCGCGTTCACCGCGATGCGCGAGCTGTACACCGGCATCTTCTACGTGAACGCGCCCACCATCGGCGCGGAGGTGCACCTGCCGTTCGGCGGCACGAAGAGCACCGGCAACGGCCACCGCGAATCGGGCGTCG
This portion of the Acidobacteriota bacterium genome encodes:
- a CDS encoding four helix bundle protein; the encoded protein is MRDGRDDGPQRERDEKGAKHGGNIAQGSRGFGAKIASPTAFRVRSHGTLEHASFKKRPVNGLGTLGALPSRVGAKSHKELIAWQLADALRREIYSLISGGLAAADLRFRSQAEDAASSTCRNLAEGFARFNPREFAQYARYSASSNCEVGDLIEDGLARRFWTAEQAARAQDLQVRAGIAVGRLQRYLRSKRARRNVVRILSRDEAR
- a CDS encoding M20/M25/M40 family metallo-hydrolase, whose translation is MLRTFLVSFTLWAVVSPVAHAQATDLDPRIQKLIAAVSEQRLERLLTKLSSFETRNTMATADAPTRPLVAARQWMFDELKNASPRLQVTFDTYQLPRQGQRILRDVELSNVMAVLPGKSARRIYISGHYDSLARSPRAAQEQSFDWLNADNRAPGANDDGSGTVLTMELARVFAGSGIEFDATLVFIAFAGEEQGLVGAKAHAQKAAAEKAAIEAVLNNDMVGNSRGGANGAIDSESMRVFAEGPEDSPSRQIARFIQRWATRYYPSHQVRPIARHDRFGRGGDHTAFNQNGYAGVRLTESNENYARQHSVDDTVDGVDFTYLARNARVNVAAAAVLALAPPAPQVNGPRGPLLGRQPSGYDARLRWDASPGAAGYRIFWRRAWAPDWEHELAVGNVTEHVLQDVSIDDYVFGVAAIGPGGHESLVSAYVNPPRADERVITRE
- a CDS encoding PilZ domain-containing protein — encoded protein: MAVEDDDKRERERVPILGELRGEVMVFQPMNILDISAGGAQIETAFPLQLDSLHDFRLTLGDRSIVVKGRVAHCHIGDLDEERIGYRTGVEFIDPPEHVRSAIKDFVSTLKAARRVD
- a CDS encoding aldehyde dehydrogenase family protein — encoded protein: MPTALTATTYYNYIDGQWTPSSSGQLFENRNPANTGDLIGVFQKSTRTDVEAAVEAARRAYDRWRLVPAPRRAEIVYKAAQILVARKEQFARDMTREMGKVLAETRGDVQEAIDMSFLYAGEGRRMFGQTTPSELPNKFAMSVRQPIGVCGVITPWNFPMAIPSWKIIPAIICGNTVVFKPATLTPLSAVNFVKVLEEAGLPKGVVNIVTGGGEEVGDSILDNPHVRVVSFTGSTLVGRHVNEACAPAFKKVHLEMGGKNVIMVMDDANIELAVDGALWGGFGTTGQRCTAASRVVVHEKAYTPFLDAFVTRARSLVVGDGLDEKNQMGPAVSESQLKTDMDYVAIGKGEGAKLVCGGHRLDKGAHARGYFHEPTIFADVDSKMRIAREEIFGPVVSVIPCTSLDQAIEIGNGVEYGLSASIYTQDINRAFTAMRELYTGIFYVNAPTIGAEVHLPFGGTKSTGNGHRESGVAALDLFSEWKSIYIDYSGKLQRAQIDTEQV